The Branchiostoma lanceolatum isolate klBraLanc5 chromosome 1, klBraLanc5.hap2, whole genome shotgun sequence genomic sequence CAGGTAGCCCTGCATGGTGGTTCCCGGATGGTTTAGCAGCTGGTTAAACTAACCGCATGCAACAGGTTGGGGAATGGTGGATGTGGTAGCGGGTAGTCTGGATAGAGATACGGTTTAGATTTCCATCAGGTGGTACATTACAACTCATGTCATCCATACTGGTGTATCATTATGTATTTGCAGTATGTACAACACTGATCATTTTGAATCAGAAAGACGTCGCACCTACTTCTTAAAGCCTAATACATTTCAGCTTGTTCTAATATACAGTCACAGTACGATTTCACAGAcaactacaaaatatcatttgaaagagaATGATCTCCATTTCGCGGTAGTCACACCTGGCGGGTTTGTTTCTGTAATGACAAAAGGGTATCataaaaaagtgaaagtttgtaaatatctagtgtttttctgaactgaAAGGTGACCAGTGTTATGTCataaacatgtatatgtcaTGGTAGCCTAGCTTCAGCCATCTCATTGTGCATCGTACATTAACtattgtggtggttttattttgtgattgGAGGGACAAGGAGGGCTTGGCTGTGTTATAaatttgaagttgaaacaattctgtagtacagttgtcACACAGAGGAGAAGTATTCGCAGTGCCATGAACAATCACCCTGTAGAACAACGTAATTTGCTTAAGTTCTGGACaatcataagtacatgtattgctttATTCACTGTTCAGTGCATTTGAATGTCCCATGCTCATCTATTATTACATTATTGATACTATATTTTAACGTATTTTGGTGATTGTtgatacctgtccctggtgctgaactgacATCTGTTGGTTGTTGtgcctctccttggtgctgaactgatGTTTACTGTTAATGTCAGTATTTTTTATACCgtcaatgcagaaatgatcgtgtggatttgatttcgcagtagAGAGAAAgtgaagtgtttgcggtggttctaagttcgcgtttgaaacagtagtagcgctacaggcacagaatggttttattttcacggtggttGCTTTACTGAACATTCATGGTAGCGTGAATACCTCGCCCTCATATGACTCCTGAACTATAGATTTCTGAATTGTTTCAGCTACAAATTTTCAACAtagtgaaaacctccttttcactCCTACCGCAAAAAATATTGTGTTTGTGTCCGTTTCCTTATGTGTTACTTTTTCCTACGCAGCTGCGTAACGATGTCCTGGAGGCATACGGGCAGCTGCAGGATCTCTGCAGTGCGCTGCGGGACCGAACGGAAGACGACGGCAGCGTGGAACGGGCTGCAGAAATCCTGCAGTCGGACGACGTCTGCAGCGGAGACCTGCTCAAGGTCATCGAGACCTTGAGACATTATGTGGACAGCATGTTGGAACAAGAGAGCGCGGCGTTACAGAAGGTAGTGTTCATTTGCTAAGAATACAATAAAATCTACTCACATACTTGTATCATTGAGCCTCAAGCATCTCAAGAAGCTACATCGATGAAGCAAAGTTTGTGCCACAAATGTTTGGAAAATACCTCCACTCCAATTTGTCATTGGGACCCTGAGACAACATGATGAACCGAGAGAGAGCGGCTTTAGAGAGGATAATGTTCAGTCAGACACTAACAAAACAATAATTATAAAATCTTGTAATGAAACAGAAatggtagcctggtatctaaaccTGTTATTAGAATAATAGCTCCccagtctcttctgtcctctccggAAATAGCAGGGAGAACAGATTctgaagagactcgggagctatgataggtttggataccaggctacagaaATGGTAAAATTGATTGAAAACtatttatttgaataatttCCCAATACTTGATCTGTTTTAGAATCTATCTGAGTGATGCCACTGAAAGTTTGTGTCAGGTTTGTGTTTGGTTAATAGCCGTAAGTTTGAGGATGTATGAGCTTTCATTTATCGACCattatcgacaaaaaaaaaacaaatgtgtGCTAATTTGTTCCCTGTCCATAACTTTGAGGACGTGTGTCTCTAACATTCGTTGATGAATAAAAGCCTTCATCCTCAAAAAAGCACACACTGTGCTTGACTTGTTCCCTGTCTGCTCCTTGCCCAGAAGTCCGCCCACAGAGGTTACGGGAACTCTGCAGAACAGCTGCAGTCAGAGCTGCAGGCGGCGACGCAGCAGCTCACACAGCTGCAGGAGGacatggaggacagggaggggGACATCAGGAGGAAGGAGCAAGAACTAGACTCTTTAAGATCtaaggtacatgtgtgtgtttgtgtatatgtgtgtgtgtgtgtgtgtgtgtgtgtgtgtgtgtgtatgtgtgtgtttgtatgaatAGAGGACAGGGAGGGGGACATCAGGAGGAAGGAGCAGGAACTCGACTCTTTAAGATCtaaggtacatgtgtgtgtgtgtgtgtgtgtttatatgtgtgtgtgtgagtgtacacgtgtgtgtgtgtgtgtgtgtgtgtgtgtgtgtgtgtgtgtgtgtatgaatagAGGACAGGGAGGGGGACATCAGGAGGAGGGAGCAGGAACTCGACTCTTTACGATCTAAGGTACGTGTATATCTGGATTGCATCCTCGCTGTTGTTTCTGAATGGTGCATGTATAAGTTGGCAGCTGCTACACCCTGGCAAATGGGTGGTATAAGCACTGCTCAGCTGTCAGCTAATTGGAGACTTTCACAGCTATTTGTTTACTCAACCAGGGGAAATCATGTCGCCAGCTGGcaattttcaatgagccctggggggaaAACCCCAAACAAAAGTTATTTACAGCAAATGCAAATCAATGTtacaagaaataacaaaagttaCGCAAACTATAAGTTGTACACCACCAGAGTCAATGATACAAGcttcaatcaaatggtttcgGGTGTAATCATCATAATGGTGAATGTCGCATTTGTAGTGATTTTGCTCATGTATGGTTGTGCATGGCTGCAGTGTCTTAAATATTCTTTCTTGGTTCCTTCAGGTGTTACAGCAGGAGAAGCACATCTCAGCCCTGCGGGAGGAGCGGGAGATGATGACAGGAGGAGACGAGGCGTTGCTGAAGGCACTTAAAGACAGAGATAGCGCTATCGAGAAGTCAGTCACTCCGTCACCCTCTCTCTGCTACCTGCTTATACCAGTCGTAGTTTAGTTAGTTTACATAAAGCAACAGACCTTAAGACATACCAGTTTACTTTATTTTTGAATGTTCTGGGAACTTTGATGTAAAGCGGACTTCATGTAAGTCTTTCCTAGGTTACTTTCAAATTGGTTTTGaaacaatattgtaatttgtgtAAATTTGGTTTCTTCTTGTATCATTAATTTCATTTGGTGTTGATTCGTCTgggggcacattgaaaaactcTTGACTccccctggtgaaataaacaataaacagtaCATTTTAGTGAAATAAAATCATCTGCTTTGTGAAGACGATTCAGCCAACACATTAGGTAGAAAGAAAGGATCATTTCTCTTCatatcttttatttatttttatttattaatctttagggtgatcccttcagttaacaatgtGACTGTGTCTGAGCTGGATAAATGCTGGATGTTAGCACTTACACTGTTGCGTATTaaacttttgtttgttcttcAGACAAAACTCGATGGAGGTTGAACTTGCGAAGTCGAAGATCGACGTGATGAACCTGGACAGTCAGCTGCTGGAGGCCATTCAGCAGAAAATCAGCCTCAGCCAGCAGCTCGAGGACTGGCAGGTACAGGAATCATCCACTCACTAACaccttaccctaacccttacacttctcctgaccctaacccttacacttctcctgaccctaacccttacacttCTCCTGACCCTCTATCTTACACTAACACATTCAGCAGAAAATCAGCCTCAGCCAGCAGCTCGAGGACTGGCAGGTACGGGGTTCATCTACTCGCTGTATGTTTGTTCATGAATGAAGGAagaaatgaaggaaggaagaaatgaaggaaggaagaaatgaatgaaggaatagatgaatgaatgaatgatctcAGAAAGTTTAATGTCAGTTTTGTGAGTTGCTGATGCTTCACGTGGATGTTCTCTTTTCTTCAAAGCAACTATTTCTGAATCGGTAGGTTCTGATATTAAAAGTAACTGCTAGTCATTGTATTGTATGCAGTAATATGTGTTgtaactacatgattgtatagtgCTGGTGGTTGGTAAGGACAGTGTGTATCTATAGTGTGCATTTAGTGTatgcatccatggttattaGAATAAGACAGGCTTCATATGTCATTTTTACTAGTATTTTCCAAAGCTGACAGGTATACAGTGGAAAAAGTTCACCTCAGCTGTCTGTATCACCTCAGCTAGACTGCCTCACTCCTTTTCTCCACAACTCTGTAGCCTTGATAAGACATGCTGCAAAtactgatatacaaatgtaatacattgtatgtgatgACTGTAGGTCCAGCACAGCACAGATAGCTCTCTatctaccgtaaaatccctatttacgtaagcactttttaaacttttcaagttgcaagcaggtgctccaggccgacgccaaagtcggggtgcgtacgttaggaggggttcttcctcagaaaaatcgcatatcagcatgagagtacggtacatcttcatgcaaatgaagtgtggaatacTACCAcgcaatcaatcagtaataaagaataaacaatacatatatttaaattgtttgatattttctacccagaaacattttctcaataACCCTTTAAgccggtaaacatcatcggaaggatgatcatgtcaacctcttaactatccaccgaaatgctggagagggggtgcgtacgttaggagggtttttcccctgaacgtttcaactcactgagtcaggcccgcaatggtccccaaatcgggggtgcgtatgTTAGGAaaggtgcgtacgtaaataggaattttgcGGTATGTTCAACGTTTGCTGAGTCCACCCCTGCCTGTAGTACCGTTGACTCTTTCCTGTCCTCCTTACTTCTGTAGCCTGTAGTCCGCTTCCCTGTCTCTCTTCTTCTCGCTCAGCACCCCAAACAGGTCGGTATCATTCTTAGTCTGCTCCAGTCAAACACCTCTATAGATGGCAGCTTGCATGCAGCATGTTGAATCAGTCTGCCTAAAGTCGGCTGTACGTGGCTTGTGTGTCGTGCGTCGCACTTTGAATGTCTTCCCTGGACCTCTAGCCTTGCATGAGGCACTCTGAAGTCACTCCAATAATTTCAGTCGTTGGTTCATCTATGAacgctttctgttttgttttagtcTGTCGTGTGATGCTTTTATCATTGAGGAATGCAGAATTTATATAGGGAGGCGTTtacaatggaaataaaaaaagattcgGACTTTGGAGACATCCTATGATGGTCTCAGTTCTATGCGTCAAGgattcatgtttgtttgtttgtttgtttaccaggTGGACATGCACACACTACTCAACAAGAAGGTGCGCGCGGAGCTGCAGAGTGAAGAACAGTCGTCCAAAAACAACAGCAACGGGAACGGGCGCCGCAAGTTCAGCCTCTGGCACTGAGGAAAACTCGTACGGCCACGCCAAGTCAGCTTCTCGGTTCTCGGACAGATTCAGCAAAAATTTTAGCAAGAGAACAAGATGGAAACAGatggctgggaggaaaacttgaatctgattGTCATCACAATGGGTACAAACTTTTCCATCAGActgtgttttcatgttgatcttccagataaatatccttttttctatccaagaaccaacaaatttgaTTGGTGTGGCCCGACTGCTGCTACCAAGGACTGCTGTGCTTTATTAACCTTCCTCCTGCTGAGTTAACCtatggttaggcagcaggggaAGGGTTATGTTTCATGTCAAGTGCGTTACGTAAAAACATTGGGTGATCTTCACTTACCACGTGCCTGAAGAATAGGCAATGCTTTCCTGGATCTCTAAATAACTTCATAACTTCCGATTTAGCTAATATCTGTACACAGTGGATTCAAGTACAGTCTGTGCTCATGTCGTAAGAAGCTGAAACAGTAGCTAAGAACTAAACCATGCTACCTGGCAAGTTGTAATAGGACTAAGAGGATCAAGGTGCCAGCACTTGGTCAGACCAAGCACTATATACTTATTATAAGATTTTTTAGCATGCTAAACAATATATGCCAAAACTTGCAGCTCTTTCTTAAGTAGTACTTGATAGTACAGTGGCTGGTAGTATAGTAGTATAGCTCGATTGGTGGATAATATCAAAATGAGCTCAATATCAAAATGAGCTCAATATCAAAATGAGCTCATGACACACGAGTCTACAGCTAGTTGTGCAAACCTCCGGGCGCCCCTGACCCTCGCTGGGAGTTTGTTGTATGTGGTGTGAGCAACTTGAAGAATTTGCCAAGGAATCTGAGAAGTCTAGATGTTCATGGTGCAGTGTACTTCAGACTGAATTTGTAGTGCGAGTAAAGTGTATATCAAAATCATTCTGTCACAAATTACCAAACCAGAACTCTATGTTATCGGCTGCTGtaactatcatcatcatgtcgggcgggttgctgttactatactacatgtataagtccATGTGGAAAGCATTGCCTATTTTTCCTGAGTACCTTCTATGCACAAAGATCACGAGTACCGTATAACCGTTTGGCCCCGTACGTATCTGCCCACTGAGCAGGGTTTGTGAAGGGCATTTTCTGGTTTGTGTACCGAATCTGGTGTTTTTGTTACTCTCCTAGCAGATGAgtggtttcggctggtttttgacgagtttttagacatttttgtcgggctttctactttgtcatgtttattttgtatcaccaaatgtgttgaagtgattaggtttattagtcATTGATCATTGTGACTGCTTGTAGAGATGTGGTTTGGTGAGACAAaaataacatgacaaagtaaaaatcccgacaaaaacgcctaaaaacacgtaaaaaaacccagccagaaccactcctctgcttggagagtatgttttGATGAGCATCCATGGCTacaattctgtacatgtacattggtgtATTTGTGGCTTGTTGATAAGTTTGAATCATGCCTTTGGTGTGCAATGTTCACGTGTTTGTGAGATCTGTGGATTCTCATTTTATTATGTTCAGAGTGTTTTTAAGTTATTTGATGTGGAAAAGCGTCGAACCACAAGTGTTATAGAGCCTTAGATGTAATTTTAGTGTATATAATATAACCAATCATGTAACTTCTGAAATTGTTCCATACTTCTCTAAACGAACATGTGACCTTGTAGCTTGCATCAAATTAAAGGTCACATGTGAAGCCAATCACTCACCTTGAAAATCAATTCATCTCACAGTAAAGGAGAACAGCAAATTCAATACTACAGTAAGTAAATCTAATGGGTGTTTATTCAAACCAAACTTTGGTGATGGAGCCTTGTTTTAGCTTAGCTTGAAACTTCCTGTGTTTTTAAGTGACAATTGTAAGAAATCAGACTTTTGTTGTTGGAGGAATTAGACTAATGTCTTTAATTAGCTGTCAATGAGGAGCCTTCATCAGCAAGAATTACCCATTACTGGAGTCACATGATCAACTGGCGTCACATGACCCATTACTGGCGTCACATGACCCATTACTTGAGTCACATGACCCTTCACTGGAGTCACATGACCCATTATTGGAGTCACATGACCCATTACTGGAGCCACATGACCCATTACTGGAGTCACATGACCCATTACTGAAGT encodes the following:
- the LOC136424222 gene encoding bicaudal D-related protein homolog, with translation MEDREGDIRRKEQELDSLRSKVLQQEKHISALREEREMMTGGDEALLKALKDRDSAIEKQNSMEVELAKSKIDVMNLDSQLLEAIQQKISLSQQLEDWQVDMHTLLNKKVRAELQSEEQSSKNNSNGNGRRKFSLWH